In one Saccharibacillus brassicae genomic region, the following are encoded:
- a CDS encoding Na(+)/H(+) antiporter subunit F1, with product MITFVLTAALVILTLAVLGCMYRLIAGPSRSDRIAALDTIGINLLAMIAVFCMLLDTRALIEIILVIGILTFIGTTVLARYIERGSVIEDGDDR from the coding sequence GTGATAACGTTTGTATTGACGGCCGCGCTGGTCATTCTGACGCTTGCCGTGCTCGGCTGCATGTACCGGCTGATCGCCGGTCCGAGCCGTTCGGACCGTATCGCCGCGCTCGACACGATCGGCATCAATCTGCTGGCCATGATCGCCGTGTTCTGCATGCTGCTCGACACGCGCGCGTTGATCGAAATTATTCTCGTCATCGGCATTTTGACTTTTATCGGCACGACGGTGTTGGCCCGGTATATCGAAAGAGGGAGCGTGATCGAAGATGGCGACGATCGTTGA
- a CDS encoding Na+/H+ antiporter subunit E: MPFQILLNLMIAFVWMMLNGNWTFSGFVVGYVLGILILLVVRKFRPEPFYLTKLWAVLKLLLIFGRELFISSFDVMGRILRPKLDLHPGIFEYRTELRSDWEVTILSCLICLTPGTLTLEVSGDNEVLYIHAMNITDADEMAAGIRSTFEKAIMEVTRS, translated from the coding sequence ATGCCTTTTCAAATTTTACTGAATCTGATGATCGCTTTCGTCTGGATGATGCTGAACGGAAACTGGACCTTCTCCGGTTTTGTCGTCGGCTACGTCCTCGGTATCCTGATTCTGCTCGTCGTGCGCAAATTTCGGCCGGAACCTTTTTACCTCACCAAGCTCTGGGCGGTTCTCAAGCTGCTGCTTATTTTCGGCCGCGAGCTGTTTATCTCCAGTTTCGACGTGATGGGCCGGATTCTGCGTCCCAAGCTGGATCTGCATCCCGGCATTTTCGAATACCGGACCGAGCTTCGCTCCGATTGGGAAGTGACGATTCTGTCCTGCCTGATCTGTCTGACCCCGGGCACGCTGACGCTTGAAGTGTCGGGCGATAACGAGGTGCTGTACATTCACGCCATGAACATCACGGATGCGGACGAGATGGCGGCCGGGATTCGGTCGACGTTCGAAAAAGCGATTATGGAGGTGACCCGATCGTGA
- a CDS encoding Na+/H+ antiporter subunit D, translated as MNNLLVLPVLLPMALAVFLMFFRKKVRLQRAIALVGGIANVAVAALIVFRVRDHGIQTLQFGGWAPPYGIVFVADLFAALLVLAASITGLAVLIYSFSTIGREREEHYYYTFFHFLLVGVYGSFLTGDIFNLFVFFEVMLISSYALITLGGSRKQMREAPKYLLVNILSSTLFVAAVAYLYASVGTLNMAHLSERIAEVGQSGVLNVVAVLFLIVFSLKAGLFLFFWLPGSYAAPPFAVRALFGALLTKVGLYAIVRTFTLIFPYDAALTHTWIAGMAAATMILGGIGAAAYRDIPRILNFNVLIGVGFVAFGLATGTRDGMDGVVFYMLHDILSKGLMFVLGGMLIAAAGTDHLDGMGGLIRRRPGLGWMFFLLALALTGIPPLSGFAGKVLIVRGGLEDGMLTLSLVALASSLLTLYSLIKIFREAFWGVEPEAEPDAEASTSTSKLKSKSTPTARPGLLPNAAAILLLLCVIALGVGANLVSGPVSQAGETLANPSLYIEAVLKE; from the coding sequence TTGAACAATCTGCTTGTGCTGCCCGTCCTGCTGCCGATGGCCCTCGCCGTGTTTTTGATGTTTTTCCGCAAAAAAGTACGGCTGCAGCGAGCAATCGCCCTGGTCGGCGGAATCGCGAACGTCGCCGTCGCCGCACTCATCGTGTTCCGGGTGCGGGATCACGGTATCCAGACGCTGCAATTCGGCGGCTGGGCGCCGCCTTACGGCATCGTGTTCGTCGCCGATCTGTTCGCCGCGCTGCTGGTATTGGCCGCTTCGATTACCGGACTTGCCGTCTTGATCTATTCGTTCTCGACGATCGGCCGGGAACGGGAAGAACATTACTACTATACGTTCTTTCACTTCCTGCTCGTCGGCGTCTACGGTTCGTTCCTGACCGGCGACATCTTCAATCTGTTCGTCTTCTTCGAAGTGATGCTGATCTCGTCGTATGCGCTTATTACGCTCGGCGGTTCCCGGAAGCAGATGCGCGAAGCGCCCAAATATCTGCTGGTCAATATTCTGTCTTCGACGCTGTTCGTCGCCGCCGTCGCTTATCTGTACGCGTCGGTCGGCACGCTGAATATGGCGCATCTGTCGGAGCGGATCGCCGAAGTCGGCCAGAGCGGGGTGCTGAACGTCGTCGCCGTGCTGTTCCTGATCGTGTTCTCGCTCAAAGCGGGATTGTTCCTGTTCTTCTGGCTGCCCGGTTCGTATGCGGCGCCGCCGTTCGCCGTGCGCGCGCTGTTCGGGGCGCTGCTGACCAAAGTAGGGCTGTACGCGATCGTTCGGACGTTCACGCTGATCTTTCCTTACGACGCTGCGCTGACGCATACGTGGATCGCCGGCATGGCCGCGGCCACGATGATTCTGGGCGGGATCGGCGCGGCCGCTTACCGCGATATTCCGCGCATTCTGAATTTTAATGTGCTGATCGGCGTCGGCTTCGTCGCGTTCGGTCTGGCGACGGGGACGCGCGACGGCATGGACGGCGTCGTCTTCTACATGCTGCACGACATTTTGTCCAAAGGATTGATGTTCGTCCTCGGCGGCATGCTGATCGCGGCGGCCGGAACCGATCATCTGGACGGCATGGGCGGACTGATCCGCAGACGTCCCGGACTCGGGTGGATGTTTTTCCTGCTGGCGCTTGCGCTGACGGGCATTCCGCCGCTGAGCGGCTTTGCGGGCAAAGTGCTGATCGTCCGCGGGGGCCTTGAAGACGGGATGCTGACGCTGTCGTTGGTCGCGCTGGCGTCCAGCCTGCTGACGCTGTACTCGCTTATCAAGATTTTCCGCGAAGCGTTCTGGGGCGTCGAGCCCGAAGCGGAGCCGGACGCGGAAGCTTCGACATCGACATCGAAATTAAAGTCAAAATCAACCCCGACAGCCCGTCCGGGCCTGCTGCCCAACGCAGCGGCCATCCTGCTGCTGCTGTGCGTCATCGCGCTCGGCGTGGGCGCGAATCTTGTATCCGGCCCCGTCTCGCAGGCCGGGGAGACGCTGGCGAACCCGTCGCTCTATATCGAAGCCGTACTGAAGGAGTAG
- a CDS encoding Na(+)/H(+) antiporter subunit C gives MEWIMAIAVGLLFMIGVYLILSKSLLRIILGTSLLTHGVHLLLLTMAGLKRGAAPVLGSGSDSYADPLPQALILTSIVISFGVTALYFVLAYRAYQTRGTDEIDAADEVRGGEGES, from the coding sequence ATGGAATGGATAATGGCAATCGCCGTCGGCCTGCTGTTCATGATCGGCGTCTATCTGATTTTGTCCAAAAGCCTGCTGCGGATCATTCTCGGCACGTCGCTGCTGACGCACGGCGTCCATCTGCTGCTGCTGACGATGGCTGGCCTGAAGCGCGGCGCGGCTCCCGTCCTCGGTAGCGGCAGCGACTCTTACGCCGATCCCCTGCCGCAGGCGCTGATCCTGACTTCGATCGTGATCAGCTTCGGCGTGACCGCGCTCTATTTCGTCCTCGCTTACCGGGCGTACCAGACGCGTGGCACGGATGAGATCGATGCGGCGGACGAAGTCCGCGGCGGGGAGGGGGAATCTTGA
- a CDS encoding Na+/H+ antiporter subunit A: protein MLHAAVLLPFLWAALIPLMKRLPRVHPGWAVLPVPVALFALFIVLLPRVRSGEVLSATLPWMPGLGIDLSLVLDGWSLLFVLLITGIGALVVWYSIFYMSRGMESLRNFYLYLLLFMGSMLGVVLSDNLMVLYAFWELTSVASFLLIAFWYRRERSRYGALKSMLITVFGGLAMFAGFNLLYVMTGSYSIREIAAQAAGLTGHSLFLPAMILVLLGAFTKSAQFPFHIWLPDAMEAPTPVSAYLHSATMVKAGLYLVARMSPVFAGVSEWFWIVSLTGLITLCYGSFKAIRQTDLKALLAYSTISQLGLIMCLLGVGSASAFFPGTEQAVFFSLATTAAVFHLINHAVFKGSLFMVVGIVDHEANTRDLRNLGGLMRLMPVTFTIALIGAFSMAGLPPFSGFLSKEMFFTAMVNLRDFEAAGAGSWMIGFAVLAWIASVFTFVYSLILVFKTFGGKLQLDKLDNKPHEASAGLLAAPVLLVSLALVFAVVTNGLAASLIDPAVAAVNGGALTAQQAHVPIHFWHGWTPELFMTLGVVGLGLILYRTYTRLRIMDRERSGREGLNRLYNGGLNLLESGGRRGTDLYMTGSVRHYLIYILLFLVAAVGGTLLFSPNIRFGMDRYAPITFYEVGLVLVMVGSAAAVPFARSRVNAILFTGSAGYMVTALFLIFRAPDLALTQMIVETVSVILFLLCFKYLPKLKSVKTEKLTFKWLNLIVAAAVGATMTLIALAAMGSSPFVPISEYFLNGSYELAGGKNVVNVILVDFRGFDTLFEIMVLGIASLGIYGMIKLGARTKPEAGNAQQAAANQKGFPLVSNDVILRTMSRVIILIIITFSLYLFFAGHNNPGGGFIAALMTASALILLAVSFGMDTVRRVLPVNYRLMTAIGLSVAILTASGSFLFGAPFLSHAFGHFDLPILGDTELATAVLFDLGVYLAVVGVVMTIIFSIKGED, encoded by the coding sequence GTGCTGCATGCCGCCGTTTTACTGCCTTTTCTATGGGCCGCTCTTATTCCGCTGATGAAAAGGCTGCCCCGCGTTCATCCGGGCTGGGCCGTACTGCCCGTTCCCGTCGCTTTGTTCGCTTTGTTCATTGTTCTGCTGCCGCGGGTTCGCAGCGGAGAAGTCCTCTCCGCGACCCTCCCGTGGATGCCGGGTCTCGGCATCGACCTGTCGCTCGTGCTCGACGGCTGGAGCCTGCTGTTCGTGCTGCTCATTACGGGCATCGGCGCGCTCGTCGTCTGGTATTCGATCTTCTATATGAGCAGGGGCATGGAGTCGCTGCGAAATTTCTACCTGTATCTGCTGCTGTTCATGGGTTCCATGCTCGGCGTCGTGCTGTCGGACAATCTGATGGTGCTGTATGCCTTCTGGGAACTGACCAGCGTCGCTTCCTTCCTGCTGATCGCGTTCTGGTACCGGCGCGAGCGTTCCCGGTACGGCGCGCTGAAGTCGATGCTCATTACGGTGTTCGGCGGGCTGGCGATGTTCGCCGGATTCAACCTGCTGTACGTCATGACCGGTTCGTACAGCATTCGGGAGATCGCGGCGCAGGCCGCGGGATTGACCGGGCATTCGCTGTTTCTGCCGGCGATGATTCTGGTGCTGCTGGGCGCCTTTACGAAGTCGGCCCAGTTCCCGTTCCATATCTGGCTGCCGGACGCCATGGAAGCGCCGACGCCGGTCAGCGCCTATCTGCACTCGGCTACGATGGTGAAAGCGGGCCTGTATCTGGTTGCCCGCATGAGTCCGGTCTTCGCCGGCGTATCCGAATGGTTCTGGATCGTGTCGCTGACCGGCCTGATTACTTTGTGCTACGGTTCGTTCAAGGCGATCCGGCAGACCGACCTCAAAGCGCTGCTCGCCTACTCGACGATCAGCCAGCTCGGACTGATCATGTGCCTGCTCGGCGTCGGTTCGGCGTCCGCCTTTTTCCCCGGGACCGAGCAGGCCGTCTTCTTCAGCCTCGCCACGACGGCCGCGGTGTTCCATCTGATCAACCACGCGGTGTTCAAAGGTTCGCTGTTCATGGTCGTCGGCATCGTCGACCATGAAGCGAATACGCGGGATCTGCGCAATCTGGGCGGATTGATGCGGCTGATGCCGGTCACGTTCACGATCGCCCTGATCGGCGCATTCTCGATGGCCGGCCTGCCGCCGTTCAGCGGCTTCCTGAGCAAGGAAATGTTCTTCACGGCGATGGTCAACCTTCGCGATTTCGAGGCGGCGGGGGCGGGCAGCTGGATGATTGGGTTCGCGGTGCTGGCGTGGATCGCCAGCGTGTTCACGTTCGTCTACAGCCTGATCCTCGTCTTCAAGACGTTCGGAGGCAAATTGCAGCTCGACAAGCTGGACAACAAGCCGCACGAAGCTTCGGCCGGCCTGCTGGCCGCGCCGGTGCTGCTGGTCTCGCTTGCGCTTGTCTTCGCAGTCGTGACGAACGGCCTTGCGGCGTCGCTGATCGATCCGGCCGTCGCAGCCGTGAACGGCGGCGCGCTGACCGCGCAGCAGGCCCATGTCCCGATCCATTTCTGGCACGGCTGGACGCCGGAACTGTTCATGACGCTCGGCGTCGTGGGACTTGGCCTCATCCTATACCGGACCTATACCCGGCTGCGGATCATGGACCGCGAACGGAGCGGCCGCGAAGGGTTGAACCGGCTGTATAACGGCGGCCTGAACCTGCTGGAGAGCGGAGGGCGCCGGGGAACCGATCTGTACATGACCGGTTCGGTCCGGCACTACCTGATCTATATTTTGCTGTTCCTCGTCGCCGCGGTCGGCGGCACGCTGCTGTTCTCGCCGAATATCCGGTTCGGCATGGATCGGTACGCGCCGATTACGTTCTACGAGGTCGGACTGGTGCTCGTGATGGTCGGTTCGGCGGCGGCGGTGCCGTTTGCCCGCTCGCGGGTGAACGCGATCCTGTTCACCGGCTCGGCCGGGTACATGGTCACGGCGCTGTTCCTGATCTTCCGCGCGCCCGATCTTGCGCTGACGCAGATGATCGTGGAGACGGTATCCGTCATCTTGTTCCTGCTCTGCTTCAAATATTTGCCCAAGCTCAAATCGGTCAAAACGGAAAAGCTCACGTTCAAATGGCTGAACCTGATCGTGGCGGCCGCGGTCGGCGCAACGATGACGCTGATCGCTCTGGCGGCGATGGGCAGCAGCCCGTTCGTACCGATCTCGGAGTATTTCCTGAACGGGAGTTACGAGCTTGCCGGCGGCAAAAACGTCGTCAACGTTATCCTCGTCGACTTCCGGGGCTTCGATACGCTGTTCGAGATCATGGTGCTCGGCATCGCTTCGCTCGGCATTTACGGCATGATCAAGCTGGGCGCCCGGACGAAGCCCGAAGCCGGGAACGCACAGCAGGCGGCCGCAAATCAAAAAGGCTTCCCGCTCGTCAGCAACGACGTGATCCTGCGCACGATGTCGCGGGTGATCATCCTGATCATCATCACGTTCTCGCTCTATCTGTTCTTCGCGGGGCACAACAACCCCGGCGGCGGATTTATCGCCGCCTTGATGACGGCTTCCGCGCTGATCCTGCTTGCGGTATCGTTCGGCATGGATACGGTGCGCCGCGTCCTTCCGGTCAATTACCGGCTTATGACCGCGATCGGCCTGTCCGTCGCGATCCTGACCGCTTCCGGTTCGTTCTTGTTCGGCGCTCCGTTCCTAAGCCATGCGTTCGGCCATTTCGACCTGCCGATTCTGGGCGATACCGAACTTGCGACCGCCGTCCTGTTCGATCTGGGCGTGTATCTGGCCGTCGTCGGCGTCGTCATGACTATCATTTTCAGCATAAAGGGGGAAGATTGA
- the uvrC gene encoding excinuclease ABC subunit UvrC, whose product MEPHLETIQEQEKALAHIRDKLALLPELPGCYLMKNREGTIIYVGKAKILRNRVRSYFTGSHEGKTQRLVVDIRDFEYIVTSSNMEALILECNLIKLHQPRYNVLLKDDKTFPYIKITNERHPKLEVTRRVLKDKARYFGPYPNAYAAQQTKKLLDRMYPLRKCGVMPKEVCLYYHMGQCLAPCVKDIQKEDYDGIRDEISRFLGGSHEEIKKELRRKMEEAAEDLYFERATELRDQIQNIEAVMEKQKINATDKKDRDVFGYSVDKGWMCVQILYIRQGKMIERHASSFPFYGEAYADFLSYVTQYYSDNPALPQEILLPANEDEGGAEAAAGEARPAAAASRADIMAANDAADADGDDEDGVSSDDSAAGDAAEAAAAAQAGAAAGEALPQVAEAQAEYTAAASAPGAEASAPALPDDAQSPAGLGDVNGSAALQQWLGVKTLVPKRGSKRKMVEMACENARVSLEEKFRLIERHEERTSGAADRLGHALGFDTLYRVEAFDNSNIQGTNPVSAMVVFLDGKPAKQEYRKYKVRTVKGADDYATMREVIRRRYERVLKENLPMPDLVLVDGGKGQISVAIDVLENELGLSIPVAGLVKDAKHRTAQLMSGDPPQVVPLARDSEEFYLLQRIQDEVHRFAISFHREQRAKSMVTSKLDSIPGIGDKRRQLLLKHFGSLKKIREASVEDFRPLSIGDKLARQILDALKDGPTPNPND is encoded by the coding sequence GTGGAGCCACACCTTGAGACGATTCAGGAACAGGAGAAAGCCCTCGCGCATATTCGGGACAAGCTTGCGCTGCTCCCGGAACTGCCGGGCTGCTACCTGATGAAAAATAGAGAAGGCACGATCATCTACGTCGGCAAAGCCAAAATTTTGCGCAACCGGGTACGGTCGTATTTTACGGGCAGCCATGAAGGCAAAACGCAGCGGCTCGTCGTCGACATCCGGGATTTCGAATATATCGTCACGTCGAGCAATATGGAAGCGCTCATTCTGGAGTGCAATCTGATCAAGCTGCATCAGCCGCGCTACAACGTGCTGCTCAAGGACGACAAGACGTTTCCGTATATCAAAATTACGAACGAGCGCCATCCGAAGCTGGAAGTGACGCGCCGCGTGCTCAAGGACAAGGCGCGCTATTTCGGTCCGTATCCGAACGCCTACGCCGCCCAGCAGACGAAGAAGCTGCTCGACCGGATGTATCCGCTGCGCAAATGCGGCGTCATGCCGAAGGAAGTGTGCCTGTACTACCATATGGGCCAATGTCTGGCGCCGTGCGTCAAAGACATTCAAAAAGAAGATTACGACGGTATCCGCGACGAGATTTCCCGTTTCCTCGGCGGCAGCCACGAAGAGATCAAAAAAGAGCTGCGCCGCAAAATGGAAGAAGCCGCCGAAGACCTGTATTTCGAGCGGGCCACAGAACTGCGCGACCAGATCCAGAACATCGAAGCGGTCATGGAAAAGCAGAAGATCAACGCCACGGACAAAAAAGACCGCGACGTATTCGGCTATTCCGTCGACAAAGGCTGGATGTGCGTGCAGATTTTGTACATCCGCCAGGGCAAGATGATCGAGCGGCACGCGTCCAGCTTTCCGTTCTACGGCGAAGCGTACGCCGATTTCCTGTCTTACGTGACGCAGTATTACAGCGACAACCCGGCGCTGCCGCAGGAGATTCTCCTGCCGGCGAATGAGGACGAAGGCGGCGCGGAAGCCGCCGCCGGCGAAGCCCGTCCGGCCGCGGCGGCCTCGCGTGCCGACATTATGGCGGCGAACGATGCCGCCGATGCGGACGGAGACGACGAAGACGGCGTCTCGTCGGACGACTCGGCCGCAGGCGATGCGGCCGAAGCCGCTGCGGCGGCGCAGGCGGGAGCGGCGGCCGGCGAAGCGCTGCCGCAGGTCGCGGAAGCGCAGGCGGAGTATACCGCCGCCGCTTCCGCCCCGGGCGCCGAAGCTTCGGCGCCCGCGCTGCCGGACGACGCGCAGAGTCCGGCGGGGCTCGGCGACGTCAACGGGTCGGCGGCGCTCCAGCAGTGGCTGGGCGTGAAGACGCTTGTGCCCAAGCGCGGGTCCAAGCGCAAAATGGTCGAGATGGCGTGCGAGAACGCGCGTGTCTCGCTGGAAGAGAAGTTCCGCCTGATCGAGCGGCACGAGGAGCGTACGAGCGGCGCGGCCGACCGGCTGGGCCATGCGCTCGGCTTCGACACGCTGTACCGCGTCGAGGCGTTCGATAACTCGAATATCCAGGGCACCAATCCGGTGTCGGCGATGGTCGTGTTCCTCGACGGCAAGCCCGCGAAGCAGGAATACCGCAAATACAAAGTCCGCACCGTCAAAGGGGCAGACGATTACGCGACGATGCGCGAAGTGATCCGCCGCCGCTACGAACGCGTGCTCAAAGAAAATTTGCCGATGCCCGATCTCGTCCTCGTCGACGGTGGCAAAGGCCAAATCTCCGTCGCGATCGACGTGCTGGAGAACGAACTGGGGCTGAGCATTCCGGTGGCGGGCCTGGTCAAGGACGCCAAGCACCGGACCGCGCAGCTTATGAGCGGCGATCCGCCGCAGGTCGTGCCGCTTGCGCGCGACAGCGAAGAGTTCTACCTGCTCCAGCGCATTCAGGACGAAGTTCACCGCTTCGCGATCTCGTTCCACCGCGAACAGCGGGCCAAGTCGATGGTGACGTCGAAGCTCGATTCGATTCCCGGCATCGGCGACAAGCGCCGGCAGCTGCTGCTGAAGCATTTCGGTTCGCTCAAGAAGATCCGCGAAGCGTCGGTCGAAGATTTCCGTCCGCTGTCGATCGGCGACAAGCTGGCGCGCCAGATTCTCGACGCGCTCAAAGACGGGCCGACGCCGAACCCGAACGACTGA
- the trxA gene encoding thioredoxin — protein sequence MAIVNVSDQTFGTEVEAGEGTVLVDFWAPWCGPCKMLAPILDELDGEVGANVKIAKVNVDENPETASRFGVMSIPTMIFFKDGQPVDKLIGVNSKEALKGVLSKHE from the coding sequence GTGGCTATTGTAAATGTATCCGACCAAACATTCGGAACGGAAGTTGAAGCGGGCGAAGGTACCGTTCTTGTCGATTTTTGGGCACCTTGGTGCGGCCCTTGTAAAATGCTCGCTCCGATCCTGGACGAGCTCGACGGCGAAGTTGGCGCAAACGTCAAAATCGCCAAAGTGAACGTGGACGAAAACCCGGAAACGGCTTCCCGTTTCGGCGTGATGAGTATCCCGACGATGATCTTCTTCAAGGACGGACAACCGGTCGACAAACTGATCGGCGTAAACTCCAAAGAAGCCCTCAAAGGCGTATTGTCCAAACACGAATAA
- the dnaI gene encoding primosomal protein DnaI, translating to MDSIGNVLKQLGGSRIHQRTEDLKAKILNEPDVRQLRLRHPELTEQELIRNMSRLYEYMKEKRHCAECPGLDKCPNDFQGHYTKLSVDEVGGQLRIRDHKTPCNLQLAHERDKLISSRIRSFYVDERALIEGYDEVEIMLKDPARSPAVNRIFRYINETKAAGLPTKGLYLEGPFGTGKTFLMCYLLHELAKEGHSGVIVYMPDFVEDVKSMIQDGDRLRDTVEMMKETDLLIFDDIGAENMGPWVRDHVLGSILNHRMNRKPTFYTSNYSLSALEKHLSFTNKDGEEAYKGERLMNRVSPFVEVVRVLGENKRG from the coding sequence ATGGACTCGATCGGCAACGTGCTCAAGCAGCTCGGAGGTTCGCGCATTCACCAGCGAACCGAAGACCTCAAAGCCAAAATATTGAACGAGCCCGACGTGCGCCAGCTTCGGCTGCGGCATCCCGAACTGACCGAGCAGGAATTGATCCGCAACATGAGCCGCCTGTACGAGTACATGAAGGAGAAGCGGCACTGCGCCGAATGTCCGGGTCTCGACAAGTGCCCGAACGATTTTCAGGGCCACTACACGAAGCTCAGCGTCGACGAGGTGGGCGGCCAGCTGCGGATTCGCGACCACAAGACGCCGTGCAATCTGCAGCTCGCCCATGAGCGGGACAAGCTGATCAGCAGCCGGATCCGCAGCTTTTACGTGGATGAACGGGCTCTGATCGAAGGCTACGACGAAGTGGAGATCATGCTCAAAGACCCCGCGCGTTCGCCGGCCGTCAATCGCATCTTCCGCTATATCAACGAGACGAAGGCCGCCGGGCTGCCGACCAAAGGGCTGTATCTGGAAGGGCCGTTCGGCACGGGCAAGACGTTCCTCATGTGCTATCTGCTGCACGAGCTGGCGAAGGAAGGCCATTCCGGCGTCATCGTGTACATGCCCGACTTCGTCGAAGACGTCAAATCGATGATCCAGGACGGAGACAGACTGCGCGATACGGTGGAGATGATGAAGGAAACCGATCTGCTGATCTTCGACGACATCGGAGCGGAAAACATGGGGCCGTGGGTACGCGATCACGTGCTCGGTTCGATCCTCAACCACCGCATGAACCGCAAACCGACTTTTTACACGTCCAATTATTCGCTGTCCGCGCTTGAGAAACATCTCAGTTTCACGAACAAGGACGGAGAAGAAGCGTACAAAGGCGAGCGGTTGATGAACCGGGTGTCGCCGTTCGTGGAAGTCGTGCGCGTCCTCGGCGAGAACAAGCGCGGCTGA
- a CDS encoding DnaD domain protein — translation MRMKSLLHYTEHHRYYTYRDFSLSSRDERMLNLVYQPMVGTSAIALYRLIAQHLPAEQTGYSKPEQQRNLFLTLGVEPNDRGRTLMVENASKLEAVGLLQTHRLYLPEQDQYMYEYELQQPLPPSDFFATQHLTLLLRDKIGKFAVLALQERFWQGEPEEFGEVGRAAKENISQPFYEIFELNTHVIDYELEQALSEASPARRQSKNMPAEEPLFDYSDVILHFPRGARNRKFVEALRHNREQMGMINHVARKFDLNVEDVVRLLDEEGIFSSDGELMLDNLQNRANLTFRQTAKRTEERQVRAARAVRPEEPAAEEMPVEHAVEMEYYLEVPSQFQSKCDIHQYNMLLRNEPYTGLLRNFFPGTVPGPWLDMFSKIDLSYKLPGEVINVLIHYLVTLLGKDGDQRISRNFVDSIASNMLLRQIDTYEKAVRYIRDQANPKRQAPAQSGSRARVQGKAARGKPELPIVQNSPVQTAVSDEEFAEYVRMAEEMKANKIKPRP, via the coding sequence ATGCGCATGAAGAGCCTGCTGCACTATACGGAACATCACCGTTATTATACGTATCGCGATTTCAGTCTCAGCAGCCGGGACGAACGCATGCTGAACCTGGTCTATCAGCCGATGGTCGGCACGTCGGCTATCGCGCTGTACCGGCTGATCGCCCAGCACCTGCCGGCCGAGCAGACCGGATATTCCAAGCCCGAACAGCAGCGCAACCTGTTTCTGACGCTCGGCGTCGAACCAAACGACCGGGGGCGCACGCTGATGGTCGAGAACGCTTCGAAGCTCGAAGCGGTCGGTCTGCTGCAGACCCATCGGCTGTATTTGCCGGAACAGGACCAATACATGTACGAATACGAGCTGCAGCAGCCGCTGCCGCCGTCCGATTTTTTCGCGACCCAGCATCTGACGCTGCTGCTGCGCGACAAGATCGGCAAGTTCGCCGTATTGGCGCTGCAGGAACGCTTCTGGCAGGGGGAGCCGGAAGAGTTCGGCGAAGTCGGGCGGGCGGCGAAAGAAAACATTTCGCAGCCGTTTTACGAAATCTTCGAACTGAACACGCACGTGATCGACTACGAGCTGGAACAGGCGCTGTCCGAAGCGTCGCCGGCCCGCCGCCAGAGCAAGAACATGCCGGCCGAAGAGCCGCTGTTCGATTACTCCGACGTGATCCTGCATTTTCCGCGCGGCGCCCGCAACCGCAAGTTCGTCGAAGCGCTGCGGCATAACCGCGAACAGATGGGCATGATCAATCACGTCGCCCGCAAGTTCGACCTGAACGTCGAAGACGTGGTGCGGCTGCTGGACGAGGAAGGCATTTTCTCAAGCGACGGGGAGCTGATGCTCGACAATCTCCAGAACCGGGCCAATCTCACCTTCCGCCAGACCGCCAAGCGCACCGAAGAACGGCAGGTCCGGGCCGCCCGCGCCGTGCGTCCGGAAGAACCGGCCGCCGAAGAGATGCCGGTCGAACATGCCGTGGAGATGGAATATTATCTGGAAGTGCCTTCGCAGTTCCAGTCCAAATGCGATATTCACCAGTACAACATGCTGCTGCGCAACGAGCCGTATACCGGCCTGCTGCGCAATTTTTTCCCCGGAACCGTTCCGGGACCGTGGCTCGACATGTTCAGCAAGATCGACCTCAGCTACAAGCTGCCGGGCGAAGTGATCAACGTGCTGATCCATTACCTCGTGACGCTGCTCGGCAAAGACGGCGACCAGCGCATCAGCCGCAACTTCGTCGATTCGATCGCTTCGAATATGCTGCTGCGGCAGATCGACACGTACGAAAAAGCCGTCCGTTATATCCGCGACCAGGCCAATCCCAAACGCCAGGCCCCTGCCCAAAGCGGCAGCCGCGCCCGTGTTCAGGGCAAAGCCGCCCGCGGCAAACCCGAACTTCCGATCGTCCAGAACTCTCCGGTCCAGACCGCCGTCAGCGACGAAGAATTCGCCGAATACGTGCGCATGGCCGAAGAGATGAAAGCCAATAAAATCAAGCCCCGACCTTAA